Proteins from one Fusobacterium perfoetens genomic window:
- the pstB gene encoding phosphate ABC transporter ATP-binding protein PstB, translated as MENTRIEVKNFNFYYGDFKALKNINMNIQKNKVTALIGPSGCGKSTFLRSLNRMNDLISGTRYEGEVLFDNKNILDEDFDVTELRKKIGMVFQKPNPFPKSIYDNITFAPILHGETDKKKLDEIVESSLRAVALWDEVKDKLHQSALRLSGGQQQRLCIARAISIKPEILLMDEPTSALDPISTSKIEELIRQLEKDYSIVIVTHNMQQAARISEYTGFFYQGVLEEFDKTEVIFTAPHNKKTEDYITGKFG; from the coding sequence ATGGAAAATACAAGGATTGAAGTTAAAAACTTTAATTTCTATTATGGAGATTTTAAAGCATTAAAAAATATAAATATGAATATCCAAAAGAATAAAGTAACAGCTCTTATTGGACCTTCTGGTTGTGGAAAATCTACATTCTTAAGATCTCTTAATAGAATGAATGATCTAATCTCTGGAACTAGATATGAAGGAGAAGTTTTATTTGATAATAAAAATATCTTAGATGAAGATTTTGATGTAACAGAACTTAGAAAAAAAATAGGAATGGTTTTCCAAAAACCAAACCCTTTCCCAAAAAGTATATATGATAATATAACTTTTGCACCTATCCTTCACGGAGAAACAGACAAGAAAAAACTTGATGAGATAGTTGAATCATCATTAAGAGCTGTGGCTCTTTGGGACGAAGTAAAAGATAAACTTCATCAATCAGCTTTAAGACTTTCAGGGGGACAACAACAAAGACTTTGTATAGCAAGAGCTATATCAATAAAACCTGAAATACTTTTAATGGACGAGCCAACATCAGCTCTTGACCCAATATCAACTTCAAAAATAGAAGAACTTATAAGACAACTTGAAAAAGATTATAGTATAGTTATAGTTACTCACAATATGCAACAAGCAGCTAGAATTTCTGAGTACACTGGATTTTTCTATCAAGGAGTTTTAGAGGAATTTGATAAAACTGAAGTTATTTTCACAGCTCCTCACAATAAGAAAACCGAGGATTATATCACAGGAAAATTTGGATAG
- the pstA gene encoding phosphate ABC transporter permease PstA — protein sequence MIIIKRNGEKIFKKAISVIGALTILPIFVILIFVALKGIMGINFEFLFGMPTDGMRSGGIFPAIIGSIYLTLGTILFSVPFGIFTGVYLVEYAKDTKLTRFINLTIINLAGIPSIIYGLFGMALFVIFLNFGSSILSGSLTLGIMCLPVIITAVREALLSVPNNLREASLALGATKWETIYKVVLPAASPGILTGIILSISRASGETAPIMFTAAAFYFPFLPTGIFDQVMALPYHLFVISTQVPNMPLSNMYGTLLVLVVITIGFNLIGAFLRNRFKNKY from the coding sequence ATGATAATTATTAAAAGAAATGGAGAGAAAATATTTAAAAAAGCTATATCGGTTATCGGAGCTTTGACAATACTGCCTATATTTGTAATATTAATTTTTGTAGCTTTAAAAGGTATAATGGGAATAAATTTTGAATTCCTATTCGGAATGCCAACTGACGGAATGAGATCTGGAGGAATTTTTCCAGCAATAATAGGTAGTATATATCTAACACTTGGAACAATCTTATTCTCTGTACCTTTTGGAATATTTACAGGAGTTTATCTAGTAGAGTATGCCAAAGATACAAAACTTACAAGATTTATAAATCTAACAATTATAAACCTTGCAGGGATTCCAAGTATAATATATGGATTATTCGGTATGGCACTGTTTGTAATATTCTTAAACTTTGGTTCATCAATACTTTCTGGTTCTCTAACACTTGGAATAATGTGTCTGCCAGTAATTATCACAGCTGTTCGTGAGGCACTTTTAAGTGTTCCAAATAATTTGAGAGAGGCGTCACTTGCTCTTGGAGCTACAAAATGGGAAACAATATATAAAGTGGTTCTTCCTGCAGCATCTCCCGGAATACTTACTGGAATTATCTTAAGTATATCAAGAGCTAGTGGAGAAACAGCTCCTATAATGTTTACAGCAGCAGCCTTTTACTTCCCATTCCTACCAACAGGAATATTCGATCAAGTAATGGCTCTACCATATCACTTATTTGTAATATCAACACAAGTTCCTAATATGCCATTAAGTAATATGTATGGAACACTTTTAGTTTTAGTAGTTATAACAATTGGATTTAATCTGATTGGTGCATTTTTAAGAAATAGATTTAAAAATAAATATTAA
- the pstC gene encoding phosphate ABC transporter permease subunit PstC, which produces MKNSRKFLDLSVRKFLLGTGLLNIVIIFTMFLFIFLNGMKFFGHSSVKDFVFGTKWISLSGFYGLVPLLVGSFWVTIIAIIIAVPLGILTAVYIFEYAPLKVKNAMKILIEVMSAIPSVVLGFIGLYVLSGPIKDLFGLNSGLTAFTGSIMLAFMALPTIVTMTEDALNALDPSYKEAALALGSTKVETIFNVLLPAAFPGIFAGIMLGFGRIIGETLTVLMVTGNAPILAKSPLSPVRTMTATIAAEMGEVVQGSDHYFALFAIGIVLFIISFITNTVADYYVTKARKLRN; this is translated from the coding sequence ATGAAAAACTCACGGAAATTTTTGGATTTATCAGTAAGAAAATTTCTTCTTGGAACAGGACTTCTAAATATAGTAATAATATTTACAATGTTCTTGTTTATTTTTTTAAATGGTATGAAATTCTTTGGACATTCAAGTGTTAAAGATTTTGTCTTTGGTACAAAGTGGATTTCGTTGTCAGGATTTTATGGACTTGTGCCACTTTTGGTAGGTTCTTTTTGGGTAACTATAATAGCAATAATTATAGCAGTGCCACTAGGAATTTTAACAGCTGTATATATATTTGAGTATGCACCTTTAAAAGTTAAGAATGCTATGAAAATATTAATAGAAGTAATGTCAGCTATCCCATCAGTTGTGCTTGGATTTATAGGGCTTTATGTTTTATCTGGTCCAATAAAAGATCTTTTTGGATTAAACAGTGGTCTGACAGCTTTTACAGGTTCTATAATGCTAGCTTTTATGGCTCTTCCAACTATTGTTACAATGACAGAAGATGCTTTGAACGCTCTTGATCCATCATATAAAGAAGCTGCTTTAGCATTAGGTTCTACAAAGGTAGAAACAATATTTAATGTACTTTTACCAGCAGCTTTCCCGGGAATATTTGCAGGGATAATGTTAGGATTTGGAAGAATAATCGGAGAAACTTTAACAGTTTTAATGGTAACAGGAAACGCTCCAATACTTGCAAAATCTCCACTATCTCCAGTTAGAACAATGACAGCTACAATAGCTGCAGAGATGGGAGAGGTAGTACAAGGAAGTGACCACTACTTTGCACTATTTGCCATAGGTATTGTACTTTTTATCATAAGTTTTATAACAAATACTGTTGCTGATTACTATGTAACAAAAGCACGTAAACTTAGAAATTAG
- a CDS encoding phosphate ABC transporter substrate-binding protein, translated as MKMKKSFLAGMLILGALFTGCGGAKESKVIQAKGSDTILNVTQGIAEEFMQKNPKAKIAVTGGGSGVGISALLNKTTDIAMASRAMKQSEIDKAKELGIGVEEVVLGFDGITLIVNQNNSVKGLDSVTLGKIFRGEITNWKEVGGDDAKIVALSRDSSSGTHEFFKEHVIRGGEKNNLEYGPETLYMPSNEAIKQEVKSNKYAIGYIGMGYMDDSVHSLSIDGIAPSKENVSNKTYPIAREVYWYVPSERTGTMKELVDFAISADGQAVVESEGFIKR; from the coding sequence ATGAAAATGAAAAAATCATTTTTAGCTGGAATGTTAATCTTAGGAGCATTATTCACAGGTTGTGGAGGTGCAAAAGAATCAAAAGTTATTCAAGCTAAAGGTTCTGATACAATACTTAACGTTACTCAAGGGATAGCTGAAGAGTTTATGCAAAAAAATCCAAAAGCTAAAATAGCTGTTACTGGTGGAGGTTCAGGAGTTGGAATATCTGCACTACTTAACAAAACAACTGATATAGCAATGGCGTCAAGAGCTATGAAACAATCTGAAATAGATAAAGCAAAAGAATTAGGAATCGGTGTTGAAGAAGTAGTTTTAGGATTTGACGGAATCACTCTTATAGTTAACCAAAACAACTCAGTAAAAGGACTTGATTCTGTAACACTTGGAAAAATCTTCAGAGGAGAAATCACTAACTGGAAAGAAGTTGGAGGAGACGACGCTAAAATAGTAGCTCTTTCTAGAGATTCATCTTCAGGAACTCACGAATTCTTCAAAGAACACGTTATAAGAGGTGGAGAAAAAAATAATCTTGAATATGGACCAGAAACTTTATATATGCCATCAAATGAAGCTATTAAACAAGAAGTAAAATCAAATAAATATGCTATCGGTTATATCGGAATGGGATATATGGACGATTCAGTTCACTCATTATCAATAGACGGAATTGCTCCATCAAAAGAAAATGTATCAAACAAAACTTATCCAATCGCTAGAGAAGTTTACTGGTATGTACCAAGTGAAAGAACTGGAACAATGAAAGAATTAGTAGATTTCGCAATCTCTGCTGACGGTCAAGCAGTTGTTGAAAGCGAAGGATTTATCAAAAGATAA
- a CDS encoding response regulator transcription factor, which translates to MRVLVVEDDSEIRELIGYFLEKENFEIDKVDNGLDALKILKKNKHQVIVLDLMIPGLDGKNFAKIVKNLPEEYGNPKIIMVTAKTEIEDVLEGLEIGADDYLRKPFDPRELVLRVKKLVKNDEISKKEIDENYRFENITIDNSKHIVTYDEKEIDLSKKEYDLLALLIRNKGLVVTRDKILDEVWNSSYYTGDRTVDVYISKLREKLPILSDCIHTVKGVGYKLKEKK; encoded by the coding sequence TTGAGAGTTTTAGTAGTAGAAGATGATAGTGAAATTCGTGAACTAATCGGTTATTTTTTAGAGAAAGAAAATTTTGAAATAGACAAGGTGGATAATGGACTTGACGCTCTTAAGATTTTAAAAAAGAATAAACATCAAGTGATAGTTTTAGACCTTATGATACCGGGACTTGATGGAAAAAACTTTGCAAAGATTGTAAAAAATCTACCTGAAGAATATGGAAATCCAAAAATAATTATGGTTACAGCTAAGACTGAAATAGAAGATGTATTAGAGGGTTTGGAAATAGGTGCTGATGACTATCTTAGAAAACCTTTTGACCCAAGAGAACTTGTCTTGAGAGTTAAAAAACTTGTAAAAAATGATGAAATTTCAAAAAAAGAAATTGATGAAAATTATCGTTTTGAAAACATCACAATAGATAATAGCAAACATATTGTAACTTATGATGAAAAAGAGATTGACCTTTCCAAAAAAGAATATGACTTACTTGCCCTTTTAATAAGAAATAAGGGGCTTGTAGTTACTCGTGATAAAATCCTAGATGAAGTTTGGAACAGTAGTTACTATACTGGAGATAGAACTGTAGATGTATATATCTCAAAACTTAGAGAAAAACTTCCTATTCTTTCTGACTGTATCCATACTGTAAAAGGAGTTGGTTACAAATTAAAAGAAAAGAAATAA